In Herpetosiphonaceae bacterium, the genomic stretch TGCCTGCCGCCGCGCCGGTGATTCCGAGCTGGGAAGCACCAACGCCAGCAGCGACCTCGGGCCAGGCCGCAGCACGCATCACGAACGCGCATGCACCAGCGGTGGGAGAAGCTGACCTACCAGATGCCCTGATGATGCTCGCCGCTGATCCCTTCCTGGGACTTTCGCGTGATGACGTGGCGACGACGGAGCGAGACACGGCCGATCCGGTCGCACCGGCCCTGGTGGATGCGGAGGATGGGTTCCCCGCGCATGACACTGGCGCGATCGTCGACTCAGGCTCCATGGCTGACGCTGCGGACCTCGTTGGTGCAGCGGATGACGCGGTCCACCTGGCGGATGCCACCATGAACCTGCACGACGTGTCGCGCACGCTGGGAGCGACACCGGGGGATGCGTTCACACCGGATCTGCTCCTGGACGATCAGCCCGTCGATCGGCTGCTCGAAGCAGCTCCACTCGGAGGAGCCGACGCGGGAGCGGCATTGGTCCTGACCGATCTCGCGTCGCTCGACCACTGGGATGTGGCGCTCCTTGATCCAAACGAGATGACGGGTGGCGATGGCGATCTGCCGCTGGATGACCTGCTGTTCGTCGGTGACGATGCGACGTTCGGGTTCGACGTGCCGCTGGACGCCGTGCCCGTCGGCGATGATCCGCTCGTGCCGGATGCGTCCCTGCTGGCGGCGATTGCCGCCTTCGACGAGCCGCTGGCGGAACCCCCTCCGGATCTCCTCCTCGTTGATGCACCCGACCTGTTCCCAGCGGTGCAGGTGACGCGAGCGGACGCGCAGCTGCGGGAGCGAGATCCGGCGCACGACGATCTGCTCCTGGTCGCTGCGACCGATGCACCCGTGGCACAAGCGCTGCCGCTGGACGATCTGACCCGTCAGGGCGACGAGACGGGCGATACAGAGCATCACCCTGTGCCACGCCGATCGCTGCTGGCGGTGCGACCACGGCGCAGATGGACGGCCCGCCCAGCGTCCAGGCGCGACGGAGAACTCGTGGCCGCAGCTCCGATGGTCACGCGCGCCAACGGGGATCAGCAGTACGAACGCGATCTGCTGGTCATGCCGCCAGCGGCTGCGGCTGACCTGGCTCCCCTGCCCGTCGTGGTGGATGATCCCACCGATGCTGCTCCGCTGACCATGACCACATCTGCTCCCGACGACGAGTCTTCGATCATGGGCGTGACGAGCAGCGACGAGGCCGATGTGCCATGCAGCCCGGTGCTCGAAGGCGTGTTCAGTCCGCCGCCTGCGTCTGGTGCTGAGTCCCTGCTGATCCCCAACGTGGATGCAGCCGATGTGGCGGGCCCGATCGGTGGGGATGACTCAGGGAGCACGGGCGACGCGGACGATTCCGTCGCGCTTCCCGCTGGCGCTCGGCTGTGCATGGGCGACATGACCCTGGACGGAGCAGCCATCTGGACACGCTGGCGGAGCGGAACCAGCATCCCCGCCATCGTCCGCGATCTGGCGGCGCAGCAGCAGCTCGATCCACGGGCGCTGCGGATCGCGGTCAAGGCCCTGATCGACCGATCGCTGGCCGAACGACGGTCGGCGCAGCCCGTCCCCACCCCGATGCCGCCCACGGCACCTGTGCTCGGCGATGCACCGAATGGCGAAGACCCGTCGGCGCATCATGCCGCGCCGGCCAGCGCGGGGCAGCCGACTGATCAGGTGGTCGCGGCGGGGGCGCAGCCAGATGCTGCGTTCCTCGACGAAGCCGGCGGGGACGATACACCCGGGGTGCTCCTCGACGCCGTGGCGCACGCTGCGGACGACCTCCCAGCGACCGTGGTTCCCGATGCGGAGACGAGCGCACGCGAGCGGGTGCTCGTGGAAGATGACGGCATGCTCACTCCAGAGGCCGCGCCGCTCCCACCGGCAGCGATGCTGCCGGACTGGCCGGATGCGCGGATCTGGACGACCTGGCAGGCGGGCACGGGCATCCCGGCCCTCGTGCGTCAGATCGCCGCGGCGTGTCCCGATCGTGATCCCACGGCGATTCGGCAGGTGGTCAAGGCGGTGATCGATCGCCACCTGGATGACCGGAAGCGCGCGGGTGTCTCCCAGGCGTCAGCAGGCGCGGTCCAGCCGTTGGTGTCACGCCCCGAACCGCTCGCTCGCGTCCAGGATGCGGCAGGGTCAACCACGCAGGCTGCGAACGGCTTGGGCCAATGGAGCAGCAGCCCACCGATCCGCGTCGCGCCGACCGAGCTGTCTCCTGCCGCCGACGGCGCGTCTAGCGCGGAGGCGCACGATGTGGCGGCGGGGGCGGCGTCCGCATCCGGCTTAACAGCGCACTCCGATGACGATGCGATCTGGGCGGCCTGGCAGGCCAGTGTTCCCCTGCCGGACATGATCAGTGACCTCAGCGGCTTCGAGCGCGGTGCCCAGGCCGAGACGGCCCGTGAGCGGATCTATCAGGTAGTCGTGCCGCACCTGGTGGATGAGCTGGCCGCCTGGGACATCGTGGAGCGCGTGGTCGCGAACCGAAAGCCGCTGCGCGCGCAGCAGGAACGGTACGAAGATCTGCTGCGCCGGATGAATCGCCAGCGCTATCCCGTCGGCGGCGCCGTCCATACCAAGACGCATGACCGGCTCGTGCGCATCATGCGTGCCGAGCTGGCGAAGCGCGTCGCGGTCTAAATGCATAGGCCGACGATTGCCCACCGCGATGTCCATGATCTGTTGCTGTTCTGACGACGAGGAAGACTCATGCCCGCCGCCCGTTCAAAACCGACCTCCCAGCCCAAGCCCGTGTCGCTGGCTGCGCGCTACGCGCAACAGGAGCAGCGTCAGGCACTGCTCCGCCTGGGTGCCGCGCTCGCGCCGATCCTGTTCGTGGTCGTTCCAAAGCTGCCCTCGCCGATCGCCGGGTATGACTGGAAAGCCTGGGTCTGGCAGGGCCTCGCACCCACGCTGATGCAATCGTTCCCACCGGCCGGCACCGCGCCGATTCCGCCCCAGCCCTTGCTCACGTGGATCTCCGTTGCCTGGGCCGTCGCCGGGATCTGGCTCATCGGCAGCCAGATCCAGCATCTCATGAGCTTGTACGCGCAGCGCACCCGTCCCCTCACCCTGGAGCGGACCTATCTGCGCCTGCGCACGCCGTTTAGCGTGACGCTGAAGCCCGAGGATGGCGTGACGCTGCTGCGCACGCTCCACGGCATCCTGCCCCGGTCCAATCTCCTGCGCGGCGATGGCACGCCGGTCGTCTTACGCTGGACCGGGCGGCCCGAGCTAGCGGTGGTGCAGGGCCTGAGCGTGCAGGGACCGCCGACGCTGATCACCAGTCTGCAAAAGGTGTTTCAGGGCGTGAGCCGGGGTACTAAGGTGGACATCCAGTCCGATCCGCTGCTGGCCGAGCTGAAGCCGGGCCGCGTCATCTGCTGGACCGACATCCGCCTGCAGGGGCCGGACGCCCTGGCGATTGCGATTCCCGCCCGCGAGAGTCCGTTGCTGAGTGGTCTCCTCCAAACCCTGTCGCCGCTCCGCGACTGTTTTGTGAGCGATTTCCAGATTCTCCTCCGCCCCGTCGCGGATCGGGTCTGGCGGACGAAGGTGCTGGCCATGCTGGAGCGGCTGAAGCTCGATGCGGCGTCGACCGAAAAGCGGGTGATGGAGCAGAAAGTCGCCGGCCCGGCCTTCGACCTCCATGTGCGGGCGATCGTGGTGGCGGCCTCGCCGGAGGCGGGACAGACCATGGTCACGACCATCTGCGCAGCGCTCGCTGCCTCGGCCCAGGCGATTGCGAATGCGGAACAGCGCCTCGTCGCCGGACCCATTCAGGTGCTGCCCGCGGTGATTCCCGCGCCGCCACCCTTCCCAGTCACCCGCGCGCGACTTGCCTGGCTCACCGGTCTGATCCTCGCCATGACGGCCTTGGGAGCCGTCTGGTACGTGTCGAGCACCCCCCGCTCAGCATGGCTGGGACCGGCGATCTGGGTACTTCCCGTGCCGCTCCTGGCCCTGCCGAGAACCGTGCTCGGCACGCTGTGGTACCGGGGGACGCGGGCCGGTCTGCCGGTCCGTCTCAACACGATCCTCAAGAGTGTCATGCCCGCGCGCAATCCGCGGGTGGTGCCGATCTGGAGCGACTGGCTCGGCCACCTATCCTAACGACCCATCCACCATGCCATTGCAATCAAGGAGCCGATCATGATCCTCAGCGCCGCTGAACTGGCCACGCTCTGGTGTCTGCCCACCGCCGACTTCGCCGATCGCGTCGAGCGCGTGATGGCGCAGTGGCTGCCGCCGCCCGCCAATGCCTTTATCGATCCGCAGAACCCGGCCCATCTGTCGATGGGCCTGGGCGAGCGCAGCGACGGGAGCTGGGCCCCGATCGGGATGCCCTACGACATGTTCCGCTTCATCGCCTGGATCACCGCGCCGATGGGCCGCGGCAAGTCGGTGATGCTGCTGAACTATATGCAGGGGCTGCTCCGCGCCGGCGCGGGCTTTATGGGCCTGGACTGTAAGGCCAAAGATCTGGTCAATACCACGCTGCCGATCATCCCCCTGGGCCGCGAGAAAGACGTCACGATCGTCAACCTCGAAGGCTCGCGGATCACCGGCGAAGACCTCAGGCCCGGCATGAACCTGCTCAGCCCGACGCTCGCAAAGTCGCTGGGCCTGGACCCGTCGATGATGGCCTCGACGGTGCTCGACATCTTTCCGACGCTCGATCCACGCTTCAATGAGGCCGTCGGCATCAAGCAGTTTGCCAACTTCGGCATGCTGGCGCTGCTCGGCGGCGAGCCGCAGCCGACCCTGATGCATCTGATCCGCTTCTTCGGCGACGAGGACTACCGCGCGCAGGTGGTGGGGCGGCTGCCCGGCGCGTTCATCCAGGTGCAGGACTTCTGGGATCGCCGCTTCCCGGAGATGCCGCAGACCCAGCAGGCATCGCTGGCGTCGTTCGAGCGCCGCCTCGACCAGCTGATGTCGTTTCCTGAGCTTCAGGCCATGCTGGTTGCGCCGAGTTGCAGCATCGACCTGCGGAAGATCATGGACAATAACGGCATCCTGCTGATGGGTGTGAGCGCCAGCCAGGGCCAGATCGCCTCGATCGCGATCACCTTGCTCCTGACGCAGCTGCGCCTGGCCGCGCTCTCACGCACGAACGTCCCCGAAGCCCAGCGCCCGGACTGGCCGATCATCGTCGACGAGGTCCAGGTGATCGCCAACGATAACATTCCGCTCTTCAAGACGATGCTGAGCCAGTTCCGCTCGATGCGCATCGGCCAGGTGTATGTCCATCAGGGTCTGAGCCAGCTCGTGTCCGAGGTGATGGGCGCGCTGGCCGACAACGCGGGCACGCGCGTGATCCTGGGCTGCGAGGCCGACGACGCCAGCACGTATGCCGGCCTGTATCGGGCGCTGGGCCTGACGCAGACCGACTTTACCCAGATGGAAGTGCATCCGGTCCACAACTACGCGCTCCACCAGTATCTCAAGCTGGCCGGTCGCGGCAACCTGTTCAGCGCGCAGCCGCTGCCCAAGCCGGAGCTCATCCAGGAAGATGCGCCGCCGCCGGTGTACCGCAACTGGCGCACGCTGATGGCGCCAGCGGCCAACAGTCGCGAGCGCGACCTGGACGCCTCGATCTTGCGCTTCCACGAGCTGGCCAAGGTGCGCTGGGATGAGGCGGTGCAGCGGCTGGGCGCGGTCTGCATGCACAATCCAGCGGCCTTCGACGCCTTCTGCGCGCGGACCAAAGCCCACCGCCTGGCGCGGCGGCAGTTCATCCTGGATCATCCCGGCTGCGTGCGCATGGACCCCGATCTCGACGGGATAGAGGCGATCCAGCAGCAGAAAGTTGACCGGATTCGCATCCTGTCGGATCTCGGCTCCGGCGTGCCGAAGCTGGAAACCGAGGCAATGGCGTTCGCGCTGCTGATGGCGTCGCGCGAGGCGAGCGCGGTTCGCAAGGAGCGGGCGGAAGCCGCCGCCGAGGCCAAGAAAGCGGCGAAAAAAGGTGGTGGGAGTGTGCCGCCCCACCGTGCCGCGCCAACCGGTCCGCTGGGCGCGCCGACGGCCGAGGAGCTGATGCAGCAGGATACCGTGGCAGCGCTGGCCGCGGAACGCGACCGGGCGACGCGGACGCAGCTGGACACGATTCCGACGCTCGACGAGCTGATGGCGGCGCGGGGCAAACGGCGCGCGGCCGACGATCTCGTGGGCGGCTTTGAAGGCTTTGAACCGGACGCGGACGCCTAGCCGGCGTCGCCCGCGTCCCACGCACCATCCGTAGCGAGGACCCACGACATGACAGCGATCTTGCCGATTGAAGATCTGATTGGCCTGGGCGATGAGCGGGACATGGCCGTCCTGCGCGCCCTCGGACGGCTGGAATTTGTCTCCAGCCGCTGGTTGAAAGACGTCTTTTTTCCGGATCAGGGTCGGGCGACGATGTTTCGCCGCCTGAGCCACCTCGCCAAGCTGGGCGTGATCTGGTACACCCAGACGGCGCATGCCGACGTCACGCCGACCAGGACGGGGCGATCACAGCGCACGCTGAAGCTGCCCTACATCTACGGGCTGACCCCGGAGGGCAGGAATCTCCTCGACGCGCTGGATCTGGAACCCTACGCGCCAAGCCTGGCCGCGCTGCGGACCCGCGACCGCCGCGCGCCGGACGTGCCGAAAGCGCAGCTGGCCCATGATTTGCTGGCCGCCTCCTGGTGTGTCTCGATGATCGACGCCGTGCGGCGCTGCCCGATGGTCGACGCGATCTTCTGCCACGTCGAATACGTGAGCGATCCCCGGCAGCGCATCGACGCGATCCTGGTGATTCGATTCAACACGCAGCAGCGGGTCCAAACGCGCCCGGGCTGGGACATCCCCTGGCATGACGGCTCGCCGGACGGCCCGCAGCATCAGACGGTGCGGCTGGCGCTAGAAGTGGACCGGGGCACCGAGCCGCTGAAGGTGCTGCTGGGCAAAGGCTTGATGTACCGGACGCTGACGGCGGAGCGGGTGTATCACCAGTTGCTGGGCGGGCCCGTGCTGCCGGTGTTTCTGGTGCCGCCGGGCAAGCGGGCGGCGCAGATCGCGCGGGAATGGCAGGATGCTTGGCCGGGTGGACCGGGCGTGATCTCGACGCCGAGCAAGGCGACCCATCCGGTGTATGGGGCGCTGTGGGGCGAGTATCTGACGCTGAAGGACGTGCCGCCGCAGCGGGCGAACCTCCTGGGATCGCTGGTGGCGTCGCCAGACGCCTGGGGGACGCTGGTGGCGGCGTGGATGCCGGAAGTGCCCGGACGACCCGCGCTGGTGCCTGCGAATGGCCGGTAAGTCATGCGACAACCGATGCGACAACCGCGAGACAACCGCGAGACAACCGACGCGACAACCGATGCGACAACCGCGAGACAACCATGAGATAACCGTGAGACAACTGCGAGACAGAAGATGGGGTTTCGGCGCTCCCAGACAGGCGAAACCGTCCGACGGGTATACGTGGATTCGGCCCCAACAACACGGTCCGATCCGCAGCTCAGATGGGCCGGTCCGGCTCCGAGGTCAGGCCAGGCAGCCCGACGATTCGCGCTGCTTCGGCCATGCGATCTGCCATGCGCTGCCATGCCCGGCCCTGCTGCTGCGCTACCTTGCATTGCCTTTGCCGTGCAACTGCATTGCTCTGCAGTGCATCTGCCATGCACCGGCAGTGCGGTTGCCCTGCGCGCCACGCGAGGCGATGCCTGGGGACGCACGCGATCCCACTCCCGGGGGAAGCACGGAGCATCCGAGCGCTAGCGAGGGAGCGCGCGTGCGCACCCCCGGTGGGAGCAGCGCACTCCTGGGTCCGCGCGGCCGTCCATGGCGGGGAGCAGACCCTCGTCGGCAGAATCCGGGTGGCGCGGGCAGGTCGGTGGGAGGGCAGGGGCAGGTCGGCAGGCGGGCAGAGCGGCAGTGGGATCGCGCGCGTGCCAAGTGGCGAGTGCGAACGAGCATATCGGCAAGCGTGGCACCGTGAGGAGTAGGAGCGCGTGCGATCCTGGTGCAGCGAGGATGTCAGCAGCATTTGACGGGCGGGATTGTTGGTTTATATTGACATAACAGAATTGACAGTGTAGGAAGGCTCGCCTGGCAGATCCATGCCGGTGGGCAAACAACGCAGAAAGGAGACGCATCCATGTCCAGCTTTAGAACACACATGCTGATCGGTGCGGTTGGTGGTCTGGCGCTCGCACGCTGGTTGGAGCCCAGCCAGGTACTCCCACTACCGAGCGGCGTCTGGCAAGTGGGTACGCCCTATGTGCCGCTGGGCTTGACGGGCGTTGGCCTCATCGTCGGTTCAGCGGTTGGGTGTACGTGGCCTGACCTGGATGAATCGGGATCGTGGCCTGCGCGCAGGCTCAAATCGGCGGTAGCGCTGGTCGCCGCGCCGCTGGTCGGCGTGGTCGGCTATGCCCTCGCCGTGCAGGGACGGGTCGTGCTGCGCCCGGAGCTGGCGGCGGCCCTGGGCATCCTCATCGGAGCCCTGCTCCTCGGGCCGGCGCTGGGCTGGCTGCTGCTCCGGCTCATTCGCGTGGGCGCGGGCGGGCATCGCCGACTGACGCATAGCCTCGTCGTGGGCGGCCTGCTGGCCGTGCTGGCGGAGGTGCTGTGGCGGGGCGACCAGCCGGTCTGGGCGCTCGTCCCGGCGGCGCTGGCGTGGTTCCAGGGGCTGCATTTAATCGGCGACCTCGTGACGCCAAGTGGCGTCCCACTCATGTACCCGATCAGCGCGCGCGACGTGGGGCTGCCACGGCCGCTCTCCAGCGTCGGCGAGTCCCTCATCACGATCGTTGCCCTCGGCGTCGGCTCCTGGCTCGTTTGGGGTGGCTCATAAACATCATCACCGCCTGCACTACCCTGCTCCGCGCGCTGGCAACGGCATGTCACAACGCAGGTCTGTCCGTCGGCGACGATCTGCACGCCCTGCTCATCCTGACCCAGCAGGGCGGCCCAGGACGCGCTTCGAGACCGGTTCTGCACACGGTCACGTCGCAACGAATCTCCG encodes the following:
- a CDS encoding type IV secretory system conjugative DNA transfer family protein, whose translation is MILSAAELATLWCLPTADFADRVERVMAQWLPPPANAFIDPQNPAHLSMGLGERSDGSWAPIGMPYDMFRFIAWITAPMGRGKSVMLLNYMQGLLRAGAGFMGLDCKAKDLVNTTLPIIPLGREKDVTIVNLEGSRITGEDLRPGMNLLSPTLAKSLGLDPSMMASTVLDIFPTLDPRFNEAVGIKQFANFGMLALLGGEPQPTLMHLIRFFGDEDYRAQVVGRLPGAFIQVQDFWDRRFPEMPQTQQASLASFERRLDQLMSFPELQAMLVAPSCSIDLRKIMDNNGILLMGVSASQGQIASIAITLLLTQLRLAALSRTNVPEAQRPDWPIIVDEVQVIANDNIPLFKTMLSQFRSMRIGQVYVHQGLSQLVSEVMGALADNAGTRVILGCEADDASTYAGLYRALGLTQTDFTQMEVHPVHNYALHQYLKLAGRGNLFSAQPLPKPELIQEDAPPPVYRNWRTLMAPAANSRERDLDASILRFHELAKVRWDEAVQRLGAVCMHNPAAFDAFCARTKAHRLARRQFILDHPGCVRMDPDLDGIEAIQQQKVDRIRILSDLGSGVPKLETEAMAFALLMASREASAVRKERAEAAAEAKKAAKKGGGSVPPHRAAPTGPLGAPTAEELMQQDTVAALAAERDRATRTQLDTIPTLDELMAARGKRRAADDLVGGFEGFEPDADA
- a CDS encoding replication-relaxation family protein, whose protein sequence is MTAILPIEDLIGLGDERDMAVLRALGRLEFVSSRWLKDVFFPDQGRATMFRRLSHLAKLGVIWYTQTAHADVTPTRTGRSQRTLKLPYIYGLTPEGRNLLDALDLEPYAPSLAALRTRDRRAPDVPKAQLAHDLLAASWCVSMIDAVRRCPMVDAIFCHVEYVSDPRQRIDAILVIRFNTQQRVQTRPGWDIPWHDGSPDGPQHQTVRLALEVDRGTEPLKVLLGKGLMYRTLTAERVYHQLLGGPVLPVFLVPPGKRAAQIAREWQDAWPGGPGVISTPSKATHPVYGALWGEYLTLKDVPPQRANLLGSLVASPDAWGTLVAAWMPEVPGRPALVPANGR
- a CDS encoding metal-dependent hydrolase, with protein sequence MSSFRTHMLIGAVGGLALARWLEPSQVLPLPSGVWQVGTPYVPLGLTGVGLIVGSAVGCTWPDLDESGSWPARRLKSAVALVAAPLVGVVGYALAVQGRVVLRPELAAALGILIGALLLGPALGWLLLRLIRVGAGGHRRLTHSLVVGGLLAVLAEVLWRGDQPVWALVPAALAWFQGLHLIGDLVTPSGVPLMYPISARDVGLPRPLSSVGESLITIVALGVGSWLVWGGS